The following are from one region of the Cystobacter ferrugineus genome:
- a CDS encoding VanW family protein has product MAPRTAPRLVELSPPELLWRRTKQLVLQSERLVRWAATPERWPRPELAPTRGLTVLLASHRVDMVRVDPEADPVLEAGKQHNLRLAAPAFDGLWVTPERPLSFWRVLGRLSEHAGYRHGLSLRGGCLTPSIGGGICLLANALFELTARQGWLVLERSGHTMEAVPPLEGTLWGMDATVAWPYVDLVVAPREGPVRLGARVVGDSLRLTLHGDTAPRTRSRLWSESDSLVETPEGWVRSNRILRRVEELSTGRVLEEGPIAENRRRLLNPEDRQRTCLTCGETACHARVEVPVRPEPRP; this is encoded by the coding sequence ATGGCCCCACGCACCGCGCCCCGTCTCGTGGAACTCTCCCCGCCCGAGTTGCTGTGGCGGCGCACCAAGCAGCTCGTGCTCCAGTCGGAGCGGCTGGTGCGCTGGGCGGCCACGCCCGAGCGATGGCCTCGTCCCGAGCTGGCGCCCACTCGCGGATTGACGGTGCTGCTGGCCTCGCACCGCGTGGACATGGTCCGCGTGGACCCCGAGGCGGATCCCGTGCTGGAAGCCGGGAAGCAGCACAACCTGCGGCTCGCGGCGCCCGCCTTCGATGGACTGTGGGTGACCCCCGAACGGCCCCTCTCCTTCTGGCGCGTCCTCGGCCGGCTCTCGGAGCACGCGGGCTACCGCCATGGGCTGTCGCTCCGGGGCGGGTGTCTCACCCCCTCCATCGGTGGAGGCATCTGCCTGCTGGCCAATGCCCTCTTCGAGCTGACGGCGCGTCAGGGCTGGCTGGTGCTGGAGCGCTCCGGCCACACGATGGAGGCCGTTCCTCCGCTGGAAGGCACCCTGTGGGGAATGGACGCCACGGTGGCCTGGCCCTACGTGGACCTGGTGGTGGCGCCACGCGAGGGGCCGGTGCGGCTCGGGGCCCGCGTCGTGGGCGACTCCCTGCGGCTCACGCTCCACGGGGACACCGCGCCCCGGACACGCTCCCGGCTCTGGTCCGAGAGCGACTCCCTGGTGGAAACCCCCGAGGGGTGGGTGCGCTCCAATCGGATCCTCCGGCGGGTGGAGGAGCTGTCCACCGGACGCGTATTAGAGGAGGGCCCCATCGCCGAGAACCGGCGCCGGCTGCTCAATCCCGAGGACCGCCAGCGTACCTGCCTCACCTGTGGAGAGACGGCGTGCCACGCGCGCGTCGAGGTGCCCGTGCGTCCGGAGCCGCGCCCATGA
- a CDS encoding aldo/keto reductase, which translates to MSLLSRVTMAPQGPEVSRLVYGVWRLLQDPQGAGVQRVLEKIQTCLDCGITTFDHADIYGGYQCEEVFGAALRAQPGLRQRMELVTKCGIMLVNPARPANRLKHYDYSRQHIIASVEQSLRQLATDYLDVLLLHRPSPLLDPSEVAEALQTLRTQGKVRHLGVSNFTPAQFDMLSSWLPFPLVTNQVELHPLRPEPFLDGTLDQCLRQRISPMAWSPLAGGRLLSGEGPAETRVREVLASLGQKHEALPEQILYAWLLKHPARILPVLGTNHTGRITSAVRALSLNLDTQDWFAVWSAAMGTEVP; encoded by the coding sequence ATGAGCCTCCTCTCTCGCGTGACCATGGCCCCCCAGGGGCCCGAGGTTTCCCGGCTGGTCTATGGCGTGTGGCGCCTGCTCCAGGATCCCCAGGGGGCTGGCGTCCAACGGGTGCTGGAGAAGATCCAGACGTGCCTGGACTGCGGCATCACCACCTTCGACCATGCCGACATCTACGGCGGCTACCAATGCGAGGAGGTATTCGGCGCCGCGCTCCGCGCCCAGCCCGGACTGCGCCAGCGCATGGAGCTGGTGACCAAGTGCGGCATCATGCTGGTGAATCCCGCGCGGCCCGCCAACCGGCTCAAGCACTACGACTACTCCCGCCAGCACATCATCGCGTCCGTGGAGCAGTCGCTGCGACAGCTCGCCACGGACTACCTGGACGTGCTGCTGCTGCACCGGCCCAGCCCCTTGTTGGATCCCTCCGAGGTGGCCGAGGCCCTCCAGACGCTGCGGACCCAGGGCAAGGTGCGCCACCTGGGCGTGTCCAACTTCACGCCCGCCCAGTTCGACATGCTCTCGAGCTGGCTGCCCTTCCCCCTGGTGACGAACCAGGTGGAGCTCCACCCCCTGCGGCCCGAGCCCTTCCTGGATGGAACGCTCGATCAATGTCTGCGCCAGCGCATCAGTCCCATGGCGTGGTCCCCGCTCGCCGGGGGCCGGCTGCTGTCGGGTGAGGGGCCCGCCGAGACGCGGGTGCGCGAGGTGCTCGCGAGCCTGGGCCAGAAGCACGAGGCACTCCCCGAGCAGATCCTCTATGCGTGGCTGCTGAAACACCCCGCGCGCATCCTCCCCGTGCTGGGCACCAACCACACCGGGCGCATCACCTCGGCCGTCCGCGCGCTCTCGTTGAACCTGGACACCCAGGACTGGTTCGCGGTGTGGAGCGCCGCCATGGGCACCGAGGTGCCCTGA
- a CDS encoding GbsR/MarR family transcriptional regulator, whose translation MGKRAGAKRDEAAVGRFVERFALALSDDGVPRMPARVFVGLLVSEQETRTAAELAQQLQVSPAAISGAVRYLVQVGMVTRGREPGQRSDHYRVSSNAWYEALARRDQMLLRFEQGLREGIDAVGAESVAGLRLEETRQFFEFVRGEMPRLLAKWREQRAAKGQG comes from the coding sequence ATGGGTAAGAGAGCGGGGGCGAAACGAGACGAGGCGGCCGTGGGCCGGTTCGTCGAGCGCTTCGCCCTGGCGCTGTCGGACGACGGGGTTCCCCGGATGCCCGCCCGGGTGTTCGTGGGTCTGCTGGTGTCGGAGCAGGAGACGAGGACAGCGGCCGAGCTGGCCCAGCAACTCCAGGTGAGTCCCGCGGCCATCTCCGGCGCCGTGCGCTATCTGGTGCAGGTGGGAATGGTGACGCGCGGGCGCGAGCCGGGACAACGCAGCGACCACTACCGGGTTTCCTCCAACGCCTGGTACGAGGCGCTCGCCCGGCGCGACCAGATGCTGCTGCGCTTCGAGCAGGGCTTGCGCGAGGGCATCGACGCGGTGGGCGCGGAGAGCGTGGCCGGTCTCCGGTTGGAGGAGACGCGGCAGTTCTTCGAGTTCGTCCGGGGAGAGATGCCGCGCCTGCTTGCGAAATGGCGCGAGCAGCGCGCCGCGAAGGGCCAGGGCTGA
- a CDS encoding SDR family oxidoreductase, with the protein MKLSRRGLLKGAAAFGSLWAVGCATPGTRDGATRTTTPQGGGKRILILGGTAFLGPQLVEAARARGHTVTLFNRGKTRPQLFPDVEKLHGDRDPNKGEGLKALEGRSWDAVIDTSGYVPRLVRASAQLLAPHVGQYLFISSISVYKDLSRPGLDETAPVATTSDPSNETIGEENYGALKALCEQEAEAAFPGRTTNIRPGLIVGPEDPTQRFTYWPERVARGGEVLAPGDGSDKVQFIDVRDLAEWTLLALENRDFGVFNAAGPTRPLTVREMLEACKQASQSDATFTWADAAFLEQQKVSGWSDLPVWVPSTGDSAGVGQVSNARAVARGLKFRPVVDTARDTLAWFRGLTPEQQEKLRKRGGLSPEREREVLAAWHQRQARPAQAG; encoded by the coding sequence ATGAAGCTGTCTCGTAGAGGGCTGTTGAAGGGAGCCGCCGCGTTCGGCTCGCTCTGGGCCGTGGGCTGTGCCACCCCGGGGACGCGCGATGGCGCCACCCGGACGACCACGCCCCAGGGGGGAGGCAAGCGCATCCTCATCCTCGGAGGCACGGCCTTCCTGGGACCCCAGCTCGTGGAGGCGGCACGCGCACGCGGCCACACCGTCACCCTCTTCAACCGCGGCAAGACGCGGCCCCAGCTCTTCCCCGACGTGGAGAAGCTCCACGGGGACCGCGACCCGAACAAGGGCGAGGGCTTGAAGGCACTCGAGGGCCGCTCGTGGGATGCCGTCATCGACACCTCCGGCTACGTGCCCCGCCTGGTGCGCGCCTCGGCGCAGCTCCTGGCGCCCCATGTCGGCCAGTACCTCTTCATCTCCAGCATCTCCGTCTACAAGGACCTGAGCCGGCCGGGCCTGGACGAGACCGCGCCCGTGGCCACCACGAGCGACCCCAGCAACGAGACCATCGGCGAGGAGAACTACGGCGCGCTCAAGGCGCTCTGTGAACAGGAGGCGGAGGCGGCCTTCCCCGGACGCACCACCAACATCCGCCCGGGCCTCATCGTCGGCCCGGAGGACCCCACCCAGCGCTTCACCTACTGGCCCGAGCGCGTGGCGCGGGGCGGTGAGGTGCTCGCGCCCGGAGACGGCTCGGACAAGGTGCAGTTCATCGACGTGAGGGATCTGGCCGAGTGGACCCTGCTCGCGCTCGAGAACCGCGACTTCGGCGTCTTCAACGCCGCCGGCCCCACCCGGCCGCTCACCGTCCGGGAGATGCTGGAGGCGTGCAAGCAGGCCAGCCAGTCCGATGCCACCTTCACCTGGGCCGATGCCGCCTTCCTGGAGCAGCAGAAGGTGAGCGGCTGGAGCGACCTGCCCGTCTGGGTTCCCTCCACCGGGGACTCGGCGGGCGTCGGCCAGGTCAGCAACGCCCGGGCAGTGGCGCGAGGCCTGAAGTTCCGCCCCGTCGTGGACACCGCGCGCGACACCCTCGCCTGGTTCCGGGGGCTGACTCCGGAGCAGCAGGAGAAACTGCGCAAGCGCGGCGGCCTGTCTCCGGAGCGCGAGCGCGAGGTGCTCGCCGCGTGGCATCAGCGGCAGGCGCGGCCCGCCCAGGCGGGTTGA
- a CDS encoding NTP/NDP exchange transporter yields the protein MLKRFVNVKDEEAGPVLVSFFYFFTLMCGYAILKPLRDEMATAKGVQGVPWLFTATFLVMLVAVPVFSALVSRWPRRRVLPLVYRFFLLHLLIFFGVLKLGVDRDAVARAFFVWVSVYNLFVVSVFWTFMADLFVNEQGRRLFGFIAAGGTTGMLVGPFLVKLLAEPVGATNLMLITAVLLEASARCVRRLSRQETLAPSRARSAEDPVGGGVFAGLRLLFSSPLLRGLALQMLLYAATSTFLYYQQVHIVDRGASGANARAAAFANIDFWVQVLTLVLQLGVTGRLIHRFGLGAALAVAPLLTALGFAGLALLPTLGMLISFKALRNASHYALERPGREILFTGVDRETKYKSKGFIDTVVYRGSDTVSSWLYRGLDVLGLGPMGLALSAVPVACLWLTVSVWLARYSRAHLPASEPAWSASTNAAR from the coding sequence ATGCTCAAGAGATTCGTGAACGTGAAGGACGAAGAGGCCGGCCCGGTCCTCGTGTCCTTCTTCTATTTCTTCACGCTGATGTGCGGCTACGCCATCCTCAAGCCCCTGCGGGACGAGATGGCGACGGCCAAGGGCGTCCAGGGCGTCCCGTGGCTCTTCACGGCGACCTTCCTCGTGATGCTCGTGGCGGTGCCCGTCTTCTCCGCGCTCGTGTCCCGCTGGCCCCGGCGGCGCGTCCTGCCGCTCGTCTACCGCTTCTTCCTGCTCCACCTGCTGATCTTCTTCGGGGTGCTGAAGCTGGGCGTGGACCGGGATGCGGTGGCGCGCGCCTTCTTCGTCTGGGTCAGCGTCTACAACCTCTTCGTCGTCTCCGTGTTCTGGACCTTCATGGCGGACCTGTTCGTGAACGAGCAGGGCCGGCGCTTGTTCGGGTTCATCGCCGCCGGGGGAACGACGGGCATGTTGGTGGGCCCCTTCCTCGTCAAGCTCCTGGCCGAGCCCGTGGGCGCCACCAACCTGATGCTCATCACCGCGGTGCTGCTGGAGGCCAGCGCCCGGTGTGTGCGGCGGCTGTCCCGGCAGGAGACCCTCGCCCCCTCCCGGGCCCGCTCCGCCGAGGATCCCGTGGGCGGAGGCGTCTTCGCCGGCTTGCGGCTGCTGTTCTCCTCCCCCCTGCTGCGAGGCCTGGCGCTGCAGATGCTCCTCTACGCCGCCACCTCCACCTTCCTCTACTACCAGCAGGTCCACATCGTGGACCGGGGGGCCTCCGGCGCCAACGCGCGCGCGGCCGCGTTCGCGAACATCGACTTCTGGGTGCAGGTGCTCACGCTCGTGCTGCAACTGGGCGTCACCGGCCGGCTCATCCACCGCTTCGGTCTGGGCGCGGCCCTGGCGGTGGCACCGCTGCTCACCGCGCTCGGGTTCGCCGGACTGGCGCTGCTGCCCACCCTGGGCATGCTCATCTCGTTCAAGGCCCTGCGCAATGCCTCGCACTACGCCCTCGAGCGCCCGGGGCGCGAGATCCTCTTCACCGGCGTGGACCGCGAGACGAAGTACAAGTCCAAGGGCTTCATCGACACGGTGGTGTACCGCGGCAGCGACACGGTGAGCTCCTGGCTGTACCGGGGCCTCGACGTGCTGGGGCTGGGGCCCATGGGACTCGCGCTGTCGGCGGTGCCCGTGGCGTGCCTGTGGCTCACCGTGTCCGTCTGGCTCGCCCGCTACTCGCGCGCTCACCTGCCCGCGTCGGAGCCCGCCTGGAGCGCGTCCACGAACGCGGCCCGCTGA
- a CDS encoding NUDIX hydrolase: MRSSSQSSVTDIEILEDFSATARCDEGFLRVRRLRCQNRRADGTASKVYRVDVVDRPRLDAVAVLVYRRGGSGLEVLTRMNLRPAAYFRRGKDMTVPDPATYLRVEEIVAGLLELEDKGEAGLRYRAAEEVREEAGFDVRPEEVRLLGAGFFVAPGILSEKVFPAAVDVTGREPGVPKGDGSPLEEGTEVRWRPIRELLAMCRSGEVPDAKTELCILRLLAEQE; this comes from the coding sequence ATGCGTTCGAGCAGTCAGTCCTCGGTCACGGACATCGAGATCCTCGAGGATTTCTCGGCCACGGCGAGGTGCGACGAGGGGTTTTTGCGCGTGCGGAGGCTGCGGTGTCAGAACCGGCGCGCGGACGGGACGGCGTCCAAGGTGTACCGGGTGGACGTGGTGGACCGGCCGCGGCTGGACGCGGTGGCGGTGCTGGTGTACCGGCGGGGCGGGTCGGGGCTGGAGGTGCTCACGCGGATGAATCTGCGGCCGGCGGCGTACTTCCGGCGGGGCAAGGACATGACGGTGCCGGATCCGGCCACCTACCTGCGGGTGGAGGAGATCGTCGCGGGCCTGCTGGAGCTGGAGGACAAGGGGGAGGCGGGGTTGCGCTACCGGGCGGCCGAGGAGGTGAGGGAGGAGGCGGGCTTCGACGTGCGGCCGGAGGAGGTGCGGCTGCTCGGAGCGGGCTTCTTCGTGGCGCCGGGCATCCTGTCGGAGAAGGTGTTTCCGGCGGCGGTGGACGTGACGGGCCGGGAGCCCGGCGTGCCCAAGGGGGATGGCTCGCCCCTGGAGGAGGGCACGGAGGTGCGGTGGCGGCCCATCCGCGAGCTGCTCGCGATGTGCCGGAGCGGCGAGGTGCCGGACGCGAAGACGGAGCTGTGCATCCTGCGGCTGCTCGCCGAGCAGGAGTGA
- a CDS encoding MFS transporter: MHDAAPSSSSPRPEYSRAFRLRRAQNWLTLGTMYAAMYMGRYNFSFANATLSGQYGWSKTQVGAIISAATFIYGVSAIFNGPLADRIGGRKAMLVGAAGGTVFNLAFGLGAYLGFLGTGPLLLGYLATVWSLNMYFQSYSALALIKVNSGWFHIAERGVFSAIFGSMIQGGRALIYFIGPLLVATLPWPFVFFVPAAVMTLLGFFTFLWVRDSPDEAGLPALDTADASSGYTGQVDFKYVARVVFTNPVTLTIAAAEFCTGFVRHGFEQWFPRYMLEAQKLPLNSPIFQKGATGVVLAGIAGAFAAGFMSDLLFKARRPPVAFIGYVLQVVCMAIIWKAPSIELVIAAFVVNSFSISIVHSMLSGTSSMDFGGRKAAATAAGMFDGMQYVGGSVVGVGMGSLLDHFGWGAWGPSMIGFSLVGGLLMLTLWNARPKAHGGAGTSSVAPAAPPPAADASQASSGRQASSGH, from the coding sequence ATGCATGACGCCGCCCCCTCGTCCTCGTCACCCCGGCCGGAGTACTCGCGGGCCTTCCGCCTGCGCCGTGCCCAGAACTGGCTCACCCTCGGCACCATGTACGCGGCCATGTACATGGGCCGCTACAACTTCTCCTTCGCCAACGCCACGTTGTCGGGGCAGTACGGGTGGAGCAAGACGCAGGTGGGCGCCATCATCAGCGCGGCCACCTTCATCTATGGTGTCTCCGCCATCTTCAACGGCCCCCTGGCGGACCGGATCGGCGGGCGCAAGGCCATGCTGGTGGGGGCCGCGGGCGGCACGGTGTTCAACCTGGCCTTCGGCCTGGGCGCCTATCTGGGCTTCCTCGGCACGGGGCCGCTGCTGCTCGGCTACCTGGCCACGGTCTGGTCGCTGAACATGTACTTCCAGTCCTACTCGGCCCTGGCGCTCATCAAGGTGAACTCGGGCTGGTTCCACATCGCCGAGCGCGGCGTGTTCTCCGCCATCTTCGGCTCGATGATCCAGGGAGGCCGGGCGCTCATCTACTTCATCGGGCCGCTGCTGGTGGCGACGCTGCCCTGGCCCTTCGTGTTCTTCGTGCCCGCGGCGGTGATGACGCTGCTCGGGTTCTTCACCTTCCTGTGGGTGCGTGACTCGCCGGACGAGGCGGGTCTGCCGGCGCTGGACACGGCGGATGCCTCCAGCGGCTACACCGGGCAGGTGGACTTCAAGTACGTGGCGCGCGTGGTGTTCACCAACCCCGTCACCCTCACCATCGCGGCGGCCGAGTTCTGCACTGGCTTCGTGCGTCACGGCTTCGAGCAGTGGTTCCCTCGCTACATGCTGGAGGCGCAGAAGCTGCCGCTCAACAGCCCCATCTTCCAGAAGGGCGCCACGGGCGTGGTGCTCGCCGGCATCGCGGGCGCGTTCGCCGCGGGCTTCATGTCCGACCTGCTCTTCAAGGCGCGCCGGCCTCCCGTGGCCTTCATCGGCTACGTGCTGCAGGTGGTGTGCATGGCCATCATCTGGAAGGCCCCCAGCATCGAGCTGGTGATCGCCGCCTTCGTGGTGAACTCCTTCTCCATCAGCATCGTGCACTCCATGCTCTCGGGCACCTCCTCCATGGACTTCGGGGGCCGCAAGGCCGCGGCCACCGCCGCCGGCATGTTCGATGGCATGCAGTACGTGGGCGGCTCGGTGGTGGGCGTGGGCATGGGCTCGCTGTTGGATCACTTCGGCTGGGGCGCCTGGGGCCCGAGCATGATCGGCTTCTCCCTGGTGGGTGGTCTGCTCATGCTCACCCTCTGGAATGCCCGTCCCAAGGCGCATGGCGGCGCCGGCACGTCCTCGGTGGCCCCGGCGGCTCCTCCTCCCGCGGCCGACGCCTCCCAGGCCAGCTCCGGCCGTCAGGCCAGCTCCGGCCATTGA
- the pdhA gene encoding pyruvate dehydrogenase (acetyl-transferring) E1 component subunit alpha: protein MAIPYSKDLLLTMYRKMYLMRRFEERTQQQYGLGKIAGFCHLYIGQEAVAIGVNEAIRPDDYMLSGYRDHAQPLARGSHPGMIMAELFGRTGGYSKGKGGSMHIFDIEHHFYGGYGIVGGQIPLAAGMAFASRYRNEDRITVCYFGDAAANQGAFHETFNMAVKWKLPVLYICENNRYGMGTAISRVSAEPEIHKRGAAYNMRHEAVDGMDALKMYEAVKDAAAYIRAGNGPVLMEANTYRFRGHSVVDPATYRSKDEVEEERKNDPIPRLMHYILKHKLAKESEFEAIENEVKAQVDEAVKFADESPEPALDELWRDTIVEEGEEDVRPRERVLGVKVDKWPSYPSGKELKVTWDLEPRAQADKADKAAGLKG, encoded by the coding sequence GTGGCCATCCCTTACTCGAAGGACCTGCTGTTGACGATGTACCGGAAGATGTACCTCATGCGCCGCTTCGAGGAGCGCACCCAGCAGCAGTACGGCCTGGGGAAGATCGCCGGCTTCTGCCACCTGTACATCGGGCAGGAAGCGGTGGCGATCGGGGTCAACGAGGCGATCCGTCCGGATGACTACATGCTCTCGGGCTACCGCGATCACGCCCAGCCGCTGGCGCGTGGCTCGCACCCGGGAATGATCATGGCGGAACTCTTCGGCCGCACCGGTGGCTACAGCAAGGGCAAGGGCGGCTCGATGCACATCTTCGACATCGAGCACCACTTCTACGGCGGCTACGGCATCGTGGGTGGGCAGATTCCGCTCGCCGCGGGCATGGCCTTCGCCAGCCGCTACCGCAACGAGGACCGCATCACCGTGTGCTACTTCGGTGACGCCGCGGCCAACCAGGGCGCCTTCCACGAGACGTTCAACATGGCGGTCAAGTGGAAGCTGCCCGTGCTCTACATCTGCGAGAACAACCGCTACGGCATGGGCACGGCCATCAGCCGCGTGTCGGCCGAGCCGGAGATCCACAAGCGCGGCGCCGCCTACAACATGCGCCACGAGGCCGTGGACGGCATGGACGCGCTGAAGATGTACGAGGCGGTGAAGGACGCGGCGGCCTACATCCGCGCGGGCAACGGCCCGGTGCTCATGGAGGCCAACACCTACCGCTTCCGCGGCCACTCGGTGGTGGACCCCGCCACCTACCGCTCCAAGGACGAGGTGGAGGAGGAGCGCAAGAACGACCCCATCCCGCGCCTCATGCACTACATCCTCAAGCACAAGCTGGCCAAGGAGTCGGAGTTCGAGGCCATCGAGAACGAGGTGAAGGCGCAGGTGGACGAAGCGGTGAAGTTCGCCGACGAGTCGCCCGAGCCGGCGCTGGACGAGCTGTGGCGCGACACCATCGTGGAGGAGGGCGAGGAGGACGTGCGCCCCCGCGAGCGCGTGTTGGGCGTGAAGGTGGACAAGTGGCCCTCGTACCCGTCGGGCAAGGAACTCAAGGTGACTTGGGACCTGGAGCCGCGGGCGCAGGCGGACAAGGCCGACAAGGCCGCGGGGCTGAAGGGTTAG
- a CDS encoding pyruvate dehydrogenase complex E1 component subunit beta codes for MAELMYREALNQALAEEMERDAQVFLIGEEVGRYQGAFKVSQGLLDKFGSARIIDAPISELGFTGLGVGAAMVGLRPVVEMMTWNFAILAMDQIVNNAAKLRHMSGGQLRCPIVFRGPGGAGGRLSSQHSQALESTYAHFPGLKVIAPATPADAKGMLKAAIRDDNPVVMFEGERLYALKGEVPEGEHIVPLGKADVKREGKDVTIITWSRMYYFCEEAAKQLEAEGISAEILDLRTLRPLDEEAILASVRKTNRAVIVEEGWPLAGVGAQVVDIIQSKAFDELDAPVVRVTGLDVNMSYAANLENAIQPDAPKIIAAVKKVLYREGA; via the coding sequence ATGGCCGAGTTGATGTATCGCGAGGCGCTGAACCAGGCACTCGCCGAGGAGATGGAGCGCGACGCCCAGGTCTTCCTGATTGGTGAGGAAGTGGGCCGCTATCAGGGCGCCTTCAAGGTGTCGCAGGGTCTGTTGGACAAGTTCGGGAGCGCGCGCATCATCGACGCGCCCATCTCCGAGCTGGGCTTCACGGGCCTGGGAGTCGGCGCGGCCATGGTGGGCCTGCGTCCGGTGGTGGAGATGATGACGTGGAACTTCGCCATCCTGGCGATGGACCAGATCGTCAACAACGCCGCGAAGCTGCGCCACATGTCGGGCGGCCAGCTGCGCTGCCCCATCGTGTTCCGCGGCCCCGGCGGCGCGGGTGGCCGTCTGTCCAGCCAGCACAGCCAGGCGCTCGAGTCCACCTACGCCCACTTCCCGGGCCTCAAGGTGATCGCTCCCGCCACCCCGGCGGACGCCAAGGGCATGCTCAAGGCGGCCATCCGGGATGACAACCCCGTGGTCATGTTCGAGGGCGAGCGCCTCTACGCGCTCAAGGGCGAGGTGCCCGAGGGCGAGCACATCGTCCCGCTCGGCAAGGCGGACGTGAAGCGCGAGGGCAAGGACGTGACCATCATCACCTGGTCGCGCATGTACTACTTCTGCGAGGAGGCCGCGAAGCAGCTCGAGGCCGAGGGCATCTCCGCGGAGATCCTCGATCTGCGCACGCTGCGTCCCCTGGACGAGGAGGCCATCCTCGCCTCCGTGCGCAAGACGAACCGCGCCGTCATCGTGGAGGAGGGCTGGCCGCTGGCCGGCGTGGGCGCGCAGGTGGTGGACATCATCCAGTCCAAGGCGTTCGACGAGCTGGATGCGCCCGTGGTGCGCGTGACCGGCCTCGATGTGAACATGTCCTATGCGGCGAACCTCGAGAACGCGATCCAGCCGGACGCGCCGAAGATCATCGCCGCCGTGAAGAAGGTCCTCTACCGCGAGGGAGCCTGA
- a CDS encoding pyruvate dehydrogenase complex dihydrolipoamide acetyltransferase gives MATPIQMPSLSPTMKEGKIVKWLKKEGDKVSSGEAIAECETDKSNLEIEAYDDGYLLKILVPEGEMATVGAPIAMLGAKGEKADAGGGAKPAAPAAAPKAEAPKPAAQPEAKKPEAAPAADSGGDGIAIAMPSMSPTMTEGKIVKWLKKEGDKISSGQAIAEVETDKSNLEVEAYDDGVLARIVVREGEMAKVGAPIAYLAGKGGAKPAPAPAPAATPAAPAAKAPAAAAAPAPKATPPAAASGGRLRASPLAKKMAQEKGLDLSQIKGSGPAGRIVKRDIEEASTQAAAPAARKAPAAAAAQAAGPRPEPKSVPVSTMRKVISQRMAEVKPGVPHFYLSVDVEMDAALKIREEAKALESKVSVNDIIVKASAMALRRYPKMNVSLQGDAILHFESVDVGIAVAIEEGLITPIIRDADKKGLSAISAEARDLAERARKRALKPAEYTGGSLTVSNLGMYGIDSFIAVINPPQAAILAVGSVSDKVVVRDGQMVIRKVMTVTLSGDHRVIDGAIGAEYLRELKALLEHPMRLLF, from the coding sequence ATGGCCACGCCCATCCAGATGCCTTCCCTCTCTCCGACGATGAAGGAGGGAAAGATCGTCAAGTGGCTCAAGAAGGAGGGCGACAAGGTCTCCTCTGGCGAAGCCATCGCCGAGTGCGAGACCGACAAGTCGAACCTCGAGATTGAGGCCTACGATGATGGTTACCTGCTGAAGATCCTCGTGCCCGAGGGGGAGATGGCCACCGTGGGTGCGCCCATCGCCATGCTCGGCGCCAAGGGGGAGAAGGCCGACGCGGGTGGGGGCGCCAAGCCCGCCGCTCCCGCCGCCGCGCCCAAGGCGGAGGCTCCCAAGCCCGCCGCCCAGCCCGAGGCGAAGAAGCCCGAGGCCGCCCCGGCCGCCGACTCCGGTGGTGACGGCATCGCCATCGCCATGCCCTCGATGTCCCCGACGATGACCGAGGGGAAGATCGTCAAGTGGCTCAAGAAGGAGGGGGACAAGATCTCCTCCGGCCAGGCGATCGCCGAGGTGGAGACGGACAAGTCCAACCTCGAGGTCGAGGCGTACGACGACGGCGTGCTCGCGCGCATCGTGGTGCGCGAGGGCGAGATGGCCAAGGTGGGCGCGCCCATCGCGTACCTGGCCGGCAAGGGTGGGGCGAAGCCGGCCCCGGCGCCCGCTCCGGCCGCGACGCCGGCGGCTCCCGCCGCCAAGGCTCCTGCCGCCGCGGCTGCTCCGGCACCCAAGGCGACTCCTCCCGCCGCCGCTTCCGGAGGCCGGCTGCGCGCCAGTCCGCTGGCGAAGAAGATGGCTCAGGAGAAGGGCCTGGATCTGTCGCAGATCAAGGGCTCGGGCCCGGCGGGCCGCATCGTGAAGCGGGACATCGAGGAGGCGTCCACCCAGGCCGCCGCTCCCGCCGCGCGCAAGGCGCCCGCTGCTGCTGCCGCACAGGCCGCGGGTCCCCGTCCCGAGCCGAAGTCGGTGCCCGTCTCCACCATGCGCAAGGTCATCAGCCAGCGCATGGCCGAGGTGAAGCCCGGGGTGCCCCACTTCTACCTGTCGGTGGACGTGGAGATGGACGCCGCGCTGAAGATCCGCGAGGAGGCCAAGGCCCTGGAGTCCAAGGTCTCGGTCAACGACATCATCGTGAAGGCGTCGGCGATGGCGCTGCGCCGCTACCCGAAGATGAACGTGTCGCTGCAGGGCGACGCCATCCTGCACTTCGAGTCGGTGGATGTCGGCATCGCGGTGGCCATCGAGGAGGGCCTCATCACCCCGATCATCCGCGACGCGGACAAGAAGGGGCTGTCGGCCATCTCCGCCGAGGCGCGTGACCTGGCCGAGCGGGCCCGCAAGCGCGCCCTCAAGCCTGCGGAGTACACGGGTGGCTCGCTCACGGTGAGCAACCTGGGCATGTACGGCATCGACTCGTTCATCGCCGTCATCAACCCGCCCCAGGCGGCGATCCTGGCGGTGGGCTCCGTGTCGGACAAGGTCGTCGTGCGCGACGGGCAGATGGTGATCCGCAAGGTGATGACGGTGACGCTCTCGGGCGACCACCGCGTCATCGACGGGGCCATCGGCGCCGAGTACCTGCGGGAACTCAAGGCGCTGCTCGAGCACCCGATGCGGCTGCTGTTCTAG